The following DNA comes from bacterium.
ATCCGTCACTTTATTTTTATCCAGTCCGCTGCCCGATCCCCAGACCGCCACTGCGGCCTTCAAGTCGGCCCTGGATTTTCCCCTGGTTTCGGCTGTGCACATGGCGGTCAATTTCCTGGTAGCAGTTCCGGTGATCTGGCTGATCGTGGCCCTGCTGGCCCAGGCCGCCAATTTCTGGTACATTTTGCTGTATTCCGTGGTAACAGCGCTGGTATTGGGCGCGTTGATCTTTTTAGCGGAAGAGTTTTTGCTTAAGGACATTGTCAGCCGTCTGGCCATACTGCATTTGGGGCGCCAGTCGGAGGTCATCAAAAGAACATTCCGGATATCCCTGACCTACCGGCTGATATCCCTGTTCCTGGTGGTGATGCTGTTATCCCTTTCTTTCGGGGTGATGATGGGGCGGTTGAACCAGCTGACCCTGGTCGCCCTGATCGGACTGGCAGCCACTGTGATCATTGCCTATCTGGCTTCCAGAAACATAACCGGCGTCATTGACTCCCTGGTGCAGGCCTTGTCCGAGATCAGCGGTGACAACCGGGGACTGGGACGCCATCTTCCGCTTTTGGCCAATAACGAACTGGGGGACCTGTGCCACCAGTACAATCAGTTTGTCGACCTGCTGGACCGGCTGGTCACCGACATCGAAAAAGTGGCGGCCGAGGTGGCGGCCAGCGCCCAGGAACTGGCCTCTTCCTCCCAGCAGATGAACGCCTCGGGGCAGGAGATCTCTTCCACCATCCAGCAGATATCCAAGGGAGCCACCGTCCAGTCGGAACGGCTGACCTCGGTGGCCAAGTCCCTGCAGGACTTTTCCGAAGCCGCCAAGCGGATAGATTCCCAGGTGCGGATGACCACGGTCTCTTCCCAAAGGGCGGTGGATTCATCGCAGCAGGGGGCGGCCAAAACTTCGGAGGCGGTGCTGAAAATTGCGGAGATCTATCAATCGGCCGACCAGACCAGCCAGAAGGTGGTCAAGCTGCAGCAGAAATCCAAGGAGATAGGCGGAGTGGCGGCCCTGGTCTCCAACCTGGCCCAGCAGATAGATTTTCTGGCCCTGAACGCGGCCATCGAGGCGGCCCGGGCCGGCGAGGCCGGCAAGGGGTTCTCGGTGGTGGCCGACG
Coding sequences within:
- a CDS encoding methyl-accepting chemotaxis protein, which encodes MMPEKKLKLALALPDLLSLFFGVPFLMYFVSRVAAFPPQANRVMLWAGIPISLLLAALTQVWNRKRMRSVTLFLSSPLPDPQTATAAFKSALDFPLVSAVHMAVNFLVAVPVIWLIVALLAQAANFWYILLYSVVTALVLGALIFLAEEFLLKDIVSRLAILHLGRQSEVIKRTFRISLTYRLISLFLVVMLLSLSFGVMMGRLNQLTLVALIGLAATVIIAYLASRNITGVIDSLVQALSEISGDNRGLGRHLPLLANNELGDLCHQYNQFVDLLDRLVTDIEKVAAEVAASAQELASSSQQMNASGQEISSTIQQISKGATVQSERLTSVAKSLQDFSEAAKRIDSQVRMTTVSSQRAVDSSQQGAAKTSEAVLKIAEIYQSADQTSQKVVKLQQKSKEIGGVAALVSNLAQQIDFLALNAAIEAARAGEAGKGFSVVADEIRSLAVEAGNSAQQASSLIRDIEAEIAKTVEVIAQTQQSIENSRTSVDQTEQALKVINSTVTVAGTMVKQISESSRAQTKSAGQVVQLASEVSAIAIETAASTEEVAAAVEQQTASMEELSAVAQTLSHTAVKMNSLVARFKSTKQ